TTCTGTTTCATAAGCCCACTTGAGCTGTGGCACTAAAACGGTGAAGTACCCTGAAGGGACATCTGACAGTTCCATTGAGCGTAAACagcaatgacagaaaataaatcGCTCGATTCGCATTTTTATACTAATGTGCACTAACGCATTAGCGATTCAGCAATCACGGCCCCCGCAAATTTGCGaacttttggtaaaaaaaaagttttaaaaatattttctgtctccaaaaataggctagacgtgataatacaggtaaaacgtACAGCATACACGTAccactggtaaaaaaaaaaaaacaacaacaaaaaaaagttgagatTTTCCACTTTGCTCTGCAGTTTGAACATatcatagttgctgtgagacgccaAAGTGAAACTTACATAACTTGTACACCGCGATGCCGATTCCATCgattcatcgatcatcttacctCATCATTCATGAGTGGTGAATAacctgtacattttataatttagaatgtgtttaataagtgtgtgaggcatattgaagagataCCGGCAGGGTTCTGGAGCTCAATCCAATCTAATCATTATAaaaacttttattgcaaaagtTGATACAAAATCTGAGgaaaatgtcaacatcaagcaAGCAGAAGGGTTAGGACACTTTTATGGGCATTTCAATTCCGCTCAAATTTTTTCACTCGTGGTCCTGGTTACGCTACAGGACATTCCATGTATATCTACtatatgtatatctatatatgtctgcttgaaaggcagcagtGTGTAGCATGACACCACCAGGGCAACATGTAGGAAAATGTTTGTTATCAAGGTATTCATGTTGGATGTGGCTTAGTTATTCTACCTTCTATGCGAATTCTAAAAGAAATATGATACCGTTTGGGAAGTAATAATATTTATGGATCATCTTTGTGTCCTCCAGCCTTCTCCCAAATGATGATCTACTTCTACTACGGAGGAAAGCTGATGAGCAACACGCTGGTGACACATCCCGAAGGCTGTCGCATCTCCCCGTGCCAGCAGCACCCGGGTCGCGGCGCTCCCTACAGCTCTGACAGCATGCAGAGTGTTTACTTCCCGTCAGCGGAGCTCATCGAGTACGAACGCCAGCGTCATGTGACCCACAAGCTCCTGGGCCACCTGGAGCGAGGGCTCCTGCTGCGCGCCAACCAGGAGGGCATCTTCATCAAGAGGCTGTGCCAGAGCAGAGTCTTCTGGAGCGGACTGGCCGACGCGGAATCGCATTACAGCCCTGTGCCTTGTAAACTGGAGAGGGATGCTGTGGTGAAGATTTTTGACACTGGGAGGTTCCTGCAAGGTGAGCTCTTGTTTGTTTCCACTACTAAAACATCTGGCAAAGATCTTCTAACTTTGTGTTTCATGCTGCAGCACTGCAGCTGCACCAGGAGGGTGAGTTTCCAGCTCCTGATCCAACAGTCACCTTGTGCTTTGGAGAGGAGCTTCATGGCCTCAACACTGCCAAAAACAAGCTGATAATAGTGCAGGTAAGGTGTAGCCGGGACTTTGCTTTCTTCAGTTTAGTTGTTAAACTCTCCTGGCTTGTTGTAGATCACTGTGGTGAAGTGCCAACAGCTGCTGGAGGCAGTGAACTCACGCCGCCCGCAAACATACTGCGCCAACATGGAACTGTGTGAGGACGTCTCAGCAGAGCAGATGGCCCGCATTTACCAGGACCTGTGCGGCTTTAGTGGTCCACAAAGGTCCACCTGCTACAGGGAAAACATGCCCATCACCGCCTGAGCACGCGTGAGAGCGCAAGTGCACACTTGATCACATTCTCTGACTATGAGCTTCATCTGAATGTTTATGGTATTTTTCGTGCTTTTTGTATGCAAGAAGTTGAACCCTCTTCATCATTCCATTGGATCAGTGAAACAAGCAAAAATCAGctaaaacattaggtacacctgcacggtCTATAAGATCCAGTACACAATTTGGCGCCTACAAGGATGGTActgttttgactgacactgtcagaAAGGCATCCGCttacaaaat
The sequence above is a segment of the Dunckerocampus dactyliophorus isolate RoL2022-P2 chromosome 3, RoL_Ddac_1.1, whole genome shotgun sequence genome. Coding sequences within it:
- the irf8 gene encoding interferon regulatory factor 8, translated to MSNSGGRRLKQWLMEQIHSAQYTGLLWEDESRTMFRIPWKHAGKQDYNQEVDASIFKAWAVFKGKFKEGDKAEPATWKTRLRCALNKSPDFEEVTERSQLDISEPYKVYRIVPEDEQKHGRSSVMVVAAASSSGDMTDMDCSPADIDGLIKEEEGCRIQTSPEYWPQTSVSAFSLHQDPLPSGALCSAFSQMMIYFYYGGKLMSNTLVTHPEGCRISPCQQHPGRGAPYSSDSMQSVYFPSAELIEYERQRHVTHKLLGHLERGLLLRANQEGIFIKRLCQSRVFWSGLADAESHYSPVPCKLERDAVVKIFDTGRFLQALQLHQEGEFPAPDPTVTLCFGEELHGLNTAKNKLIIVQITVVKCQQLLEAVNSRRPQTYCANMELCEDVSAEQMARIYQDLCGFSGPQRSTCYRENMPITA